A DNA window from Tenuifilaceae bacterium CYCD contains the following coding sequences:
- the asd gene encoding aspartate-semialdehyde dehydrogenase — MKVAVVGATGLVGKVMLQVLEERNFLVTELIPVASEKSVGKTVKFKGKDVAIVSVAEAVRLKPAVAIFSAGSAASKEWAPRFAEVGTTVVDNSSCWRMYPEIPLVVPEVNASVLTPNHKIIANPNCSTIQLVVALNPLHLKYKIKRVVVSTYQSVTGTGVKAVNQLYAERQGIQPDMAYPHPIDLNCFPHGGTFLENGYTTEEQKLIDETRKIIGDQSIMVCPTVVRIPVVGGHSESVNVEFEREFDLNEAVKLLSNSAGITIQDDPATNYYPMPRYSEGKDDVFVGRIRRDVSQPKSINFWVVSDNLRKGAATNAIQIAEYLNSKGWLG, encoded by the coding sequence ATGAAAGTAGCAGTGGTGGGCGCTACCGGTTTAGTAGGTAAAGTAATGCTTCAGGTTCTTGAAGAGCGGAATTTCCTAGTAACAGAGTTGATTCCAGTCGCGTCGGAAAAGTCAGTTGGTAAAACTGTTAAGTTTAAGGGTAAGGATGTTGCAATTGTTTCGGTTGCAGAGGCTGTGAGGCTAAAGCCTGCTGTTGCTATCTTCTCCGCGGGATCAGCAGCATCTAAGGAGTGGGCTCCAAGGTTTGCGGAGGTTGGAACAACTGTGGTTGATAATTCATCGTGCTGGAGAATGTATCCCGAAATTCCTCTTGTAGTACCCGAGGTAAATGCTAGCGTACTTACTCCAAATCACAAGATAATTGCAAATCCAAACTGTTCAACTATTCAGTTAGTGGTGGCTTTGAACCCTCTTCACTTGAAATATAAGATCAAAAGAGTTGTTGTATCAACGTATCAGTCAGTAACAGGAACAGGCGTTAAGGCCGTGAATCAACTTTATGCTGAGAGACAGGGTATTCAGCCTGATATGGCCTATCCTCATCCTATCGATTTAAACTGCTTTCCCCATGGTGGTACTTTTCTTGAGAATGGCTACACCACCGAGGAGCAGAAGTTGATAGACGAAACCCGTAAGATTATTGGCGATCAATCCATAATGGTTTGTCCAACCGTTGTTCGTATTCCAGTGGTTGGGGGACACTCAGAGTCTGTTAATGTTGAGTTTGAGCGTGAATTTGATTTGAACGAAGCCGTTAAATTGTTAAGTAATTCCGCAGGAATTACTATTCAGGACGATCCTGCCACAAATTATTACCCAATGCCACGCTACTCAGAGGGCAAGGATGATGTGTTTGTAGGGCGAATTCGCCGAGATGTGTCACAACCAAAGAGTATAAACTTCTGGGTTGTATCCGATAACTTACGTAAAGGTGCAGCCACCAACGCTATTCAAATAGCTGAATACTTGAACTCGAAAGGCTGGTTGGGATAG
- a CDS encoding beta-lactamase: MKTIIFFLCLVIASANYAQTYTQIKVNNDITLVKISDDAFIHISYASDTNFGRFPSNGIILTNNNEAFLFDTPFTNEHTKELLDFITDSLRLKAIGFVPNHWHNDCVGGVEYLKSIGVKTYANQLTIDILKEKGLPYPEIGFKDSLQLFLGNKEILCYYLGAAHSMDNIVVWISSEQILFAGCMAKNIDSKNLGNTADGDLKAYPTTIQKVIDKFPNAKIVIPGHGNFGGIELLIHTHELCQIQ; this comes from the coding sequence ATGAAAACTATTATTTTCTTTCTATGCCTAGTTATCGCATCCGCAAATTATGCACAAACTTATACTCAAATTAAAGTCAACAACGATATAACCCTTGTAAAAATCTCCGATGACGCTTTTATTCATATATCGTACGCCTCGGATACTAACTTTGGACGGTTTCCATCGAATGGCATAATCCTTACCAACAATAATGAAGCATTCCTTTTTGATACACCATTTACAAACGAGCATACAAAGGAATTGCTCGATTTTATAACCGATTCATTAAGACTAAAAGCAATTGGTTTTGTTCCAAACCATTGGCATAACGACTGTGTGGGTGGAGTAGAATACCTAAAAAGTATAGGGGTTAAAACATACGCCAACCAGTTAACCATAGATATTCTAAAAGAAAAGGGACTGCCCTACCCCGAAATTGGATTTAAGGATTCTCTTCAACTTTTCTTGGGCAATAAGGAAATACTTTGCTATTACTTAGGCGCAGCACACTCTATGGATAACATTGTGGTATGGATTTCCTCGGAGCAAATTCTTTTTGCAGGTTGTATGGCAAAAAACATCGACTCTAAGAATTTAGGCAACACCGCTGATGGCGACCTAAAGGCTTATCCAACAACAATCCAGAAAGTGATTGATAAGTTCCCAAATGCAAAAATTGTTATTCCTGGACATGGCAATTTTGGAGGGATAGAACTACTGATTCATACGCATGAACTTTGCCAAATACAGTAA
- a CDS encoding protein TonB, with the protein MVPKKSSKADLENKKSIFFEIGLATALLLALMAFEWKTTKNIDVKPLLDNNGPITIDLIPITTPDKVIKPAPPKSIVIFDEIKIIANNLTPKYNDSIFNEPSPSDNVFTITPLVENEVDEPFISVAVMPKFGKGGLEEFRNDFVLKNLRYPQDAQNNGVEGWVFIEFVVERDGSISSIKPIRNADSSLINEAIRVLRMSPKWTPGINNGKPARVKFTLPINFVLQH; encoded by the coding sequence ATGGTACCTAAAAAATCATCGAAAGCAGACCTTGAGAACAAAAAATCAATCTTCTTTGAGATTGGACTAGCAACCGCGTTGCTACTTGCTCTTATGGCCTTTGAATGGAAAACTACCAAGAACATTGATGTAAAACCTCTTTTGGATAATAATGGTCCAATAACCATTGATTTAATTCCGATAACAACACCTGACAAAGTAATAAAACCAGCTCCACCAAAATCAATAGTCATATTCGATGAAATAAAGATTATAGCCAACAACTTAACACCAAAGTATAACGACAGCATATTTAATGAGCCTTCCCCTTCTGATAATGTATTTACGATTACCCCTTTAGTTGAAAATGAAGTAGACGAACCGTTTATATCTGTGGCTGTAATGCCTAAATTCGGGAAGGGCGGACTAGAGGAATTCAGAAACGATTTTGTTTTAAAAAACCTCAGGTATCCGCAAGATGCTCAAAACAATGGCGTTGAGGGATGGGTTTTCATCGAGTTTGTTGTTGAGCGCGACGGAAGCATCTCCAGCATAAAACCAATTCGGAATGCCGATTCATCGCTAATCAACGAAGCCATTAGAGTCCTTAGAATGTCACCAAAATGGACTCCGGGAATAAACAACGGAAAGCCAGCCCGGGTTAAATTTACTCTTCCCATTAACTTTGTGCTGCAGCATTAA
- a CDS encoding MFS transporter, whose translation MNFAKYSKPKMKKDTIFGLKRNVFFIGLTSFFTDTSIKMIYSVMPLFLLSIGASKTSISLIEGIAESTASLFKAFSGYWSDKIGKNKPFMVIGYGITALVTPLYALVRLPIQVLLLRFFERIGKGLRTAPRDSLISSSAKHNEAGTNFGFHKAMDNSGAIVGPLAAFALLYWFPLNYTNIFLIATIPALLGVLSIVIFIKEAKSENVGNNNRFHLKQLPRKFYFFLAIIFVFTLGNSADALLLVKTTETGINKAYIPFVYMIFNVVSVFLAIPIGKISDKIGREILIILGFLLYAIVYYLFGRFNSISVFVFLFILYGVYSALTDTSQKAMISDIVSKDLKGTGYGLYHAVLGITLLPASLIAGVLYDKVNSNAPFYFGAIMALTATILMIAFVVVEKRKIHAA comes from the coding sequence ATGAACTTTGCCAAATACAGTAAACCTAAAATGAAAAAAGATACAATATTTGGACTTAAGAGGAATGTCTTCTTTATTGGACTAACCAGCTTCTTCACCGACACATCTATCAAAATGATTTATAGCGTGATGCCCTTATTTCTGCTATCAATTGGAGCATCAAAAACGTCAATATCACTTATAGAGGGAATAGCCGAAAGCACAGCATCGCTATTCAAAGCATTTTCGGGATACTGGAGCGATAAGATTGGAAAAAACAAACCCTTCATGGTTATTGGGTATGGAATCACTGCACTGGTTACACCCCTATATGCACTTGTTCGGTTACCCATCCAAGTTCTCTTACTTAGATTCTTTGAGAGAATAGGAAAAGGCCTACGAACAGCACCTCGCGATAGCCTTATTAGCAGCTCCGCAAAGCATAACGAGGCGGGAACGAACTTTGGGTTTCATAAAGCCATGGACAATAGCGGTGCTATTGTAGGACCTTTAGCGGCATTTGCACTACTTTACTGGTTCCCATTAAACTACACAAACATTTTTCTAATAGCCACAATCCCTGCTCTGCTAGGAGTTCTCTCAATAGTTATCTTTATAAAAGAGGCAAAATCAGAGAATGTTGGAAACAATAACAGATTCCATCTAAAGCAATTACCCCGGAAGTTTTACTTCTTTCTTGCTATAATATTTGTTTTTACTTTAGGCAATTCAGCCGATGCTTTACTACTGGTAAAAACCACCGAAACAGGAATAAACAAGGCTTACATTCCTTTCGTTTATATGATATTTAATGTGGTTTCAGTATTTTTAGCAATTCCTATTGGCAAAATATCGGACAAAATTGGCCGAGAAATACTAATTATTCTGGGATTTCTCCTGTATGCCATTGTTTACTACTTATTTGGAAGATTCAATAGCATAAGCGTATTTGTATTTCTGTTTATACTTTACGGTGTTTATAGCGCACTAACCGATACCAGCCAAAAAGCAATGATTTCGGATATTGTGAGCAAAGATTTAAAAGGGACAGGATATGGTTTATACCATGCAGTACTCGGAATTACTTTACTCCCCGCAAGTTTGATAGCAGGAGTCCTCTATGACAAGGTAAATTCCAACGCTCCATTCTATTTTGGCGCAATAATGGCACTAACAGCCACTATTCTTATGATAGCCTTTGTGGTTGTTGAGAAAAGAAAAATTCACGCCGCGTAG
- a CDS encoding methylmalonyl-CoA mutase, with product MKPDYKKINIKEIKADKSGSNLEADWLTPERIPVKPAYTANDLENMEHLNYAAGVPPFLRGPYSTMYVMKPWTVRQYAGFSTAEESNAFYRRNLAAGQMGLSVAFDLATHRGYDSDHERVVGDVGKAGVAIDSVEDMKILFDGIPLNKMSVSMTMNGAVLPVLAFYIVAALEQGATLEQLSGTIQNDILKEFMVRNTYIYPPEFSMKIIADIFEYTSKNMPKFNSISISGYHMQEAGATADIELAYTLADGLEYLRTGTKAGIDIDAFAPRLSFFWAVGMNHFMEIAKMRAARLLWAKIVKQFNPKNPKSLALRTHSQTSGWSLTEQDPFNNVARTCIEAMAAALGHTQSLHTNALDEAIALPTDFSARIARNTQLYIQEETNVCKAVDPWAGSYYVEHLTHEIAHKAWKLIQEVEELGGMSKAIETGVPKMRIEEAAARKQARIDSCKDTIVGINKYRLEKEDPIEILDVDNTAVRESQIRRLKSIKAERNETEVNAALEAITRCVETKQGNLLELSVDAAKKRATLGEISYACEKVVGRYKAIIRSISGVYSAESMDDKNYKIAKELCEKFAKQEGRQPRIMIAKMGQDGHDRGAKVVATGYADIGFDVDMGPLFQTPAEAAKQAVENDVHVLGVSSLAAGHKTLVPQVMEELKKLGREDIMVIVGGVIPAQDYQYLYDHGVVGIFGPGTSVSTAATKILEILLEKFSE from the coding sequence ATGAAGCCAGATTATAAGAAAATCAATATAAAGGAGATTAAGGCCGATAAGAGTGGTTCTAATCTTGAGGCAGACTGGTTAACACCTGAGCGTATTCCAGTTAAGCCTGCATATACTGCCAACGATTTGGAAAATATGGAGCACCTAAACTATGCTGCGGGTGTGCCACCATTCCTTCGTGGTCCGTATAGCACAATGTACGTGATGAAACCTTGGACTGTTCGTCAGTATGCAGGTTTCTCAACAGCTGAGGAGTCAAATGCTTTCTACCGTCGTAACTTGGCTGCAGGCCAAATGGGACTTTCAGTTGCATTCGACCTAGCAACACACCGTGGATACGACTCCGACCACGAGCGCGTTGTGGGTGATGTTGGTAAGGCTGGTGTGGCTATCGATTCTGTTGAGGATATGAAAATTCTGTTCGATGGTATTCCATTGAATAAGATGTCCGTATCTATGACAATGAACGGTGCCGTATTACCTGTACTAGCATTTTACATTGTTGCTGCTTTGGAACAAGGCGCAACCCTTGAGCAGTTAAGCGGTACAATTCAGAACGATATTTTAAAGGAGTTTATGGTGCGTAATACATACATCTACCCACCTGAATTCTCAATGAAAATTATTGCTGATATTTTCGAGTACACATCGAAGAATATGCCTAAGTTCAACAGTATCTCAATCTCTGGTTACCATATGCAGGAAGCTGGAGCAACTGCTGATATTGAGTTAGCATATACCTTGGCCGATGGTTTGGAGTACTTACGTACCGGAACCAAGGCTGGTATAGATATCGATGCTTTTGCGCCTCGCTTATCGTTCTTCTGGGCAGTTGGTATGAACCACTTTATGGAGATTGCCAAAATGCGTGCTGCTCGTTTACTTTGGGCTAAAATTGTGAAACAATTCAATCCAAAGAATCCAAAATCGTTAGCGCTAAGAACACATAGTCAAACATCGGGATGGAGCTTAACAGAGCAGGATCCATTCAACAACGTAGCACGTACTTGTATTGAGGCTATGGCTGCAGCACTTGGTCATACACAAAGTTTGCACACTAACGCTTTGGATGAGGCTATTGCGCTACCAACCGATTTCTCTGCACGTATTGCGCGTAATACACAGCTTTACATTCAGGAGGAAACCAACGTTTGTAAGGCCGTTGACCCTTGGGCAGGTTCATACTACGTGGAGCATTTAACCCACGAGATTGCGCATAAGGCTTGGAAACTTATTCAGGAGGTTGAAGAGCTAGGTGGAATGTCGAAAGCAATTGAGACGGGTGTTCCAAAAATGCGTATCGAGGAGGCTGCTGCTCGTAAACAGGCTCGTATCGACTCTTGCAAGGATACAATTGTTGGTATTAACAAGTACCGCCTGGAGAAGGAAGACCCAATTGAAATTCTTGATGTTGATAACACCGCTGTACGTGAGTCCCAAATTCGTAGATTGAAGAGCATTAAGGCTGAGCGTAACGAGACAGAGGTTAATGCAGCGCTTGAGGCAATTACCCGTTGCGTTGAAACAAAACAGGGCAATTTGCTTGAACTATCGGTTGATGCTGCTAAAAAACGTGCAACTTTAGGTGAAATTTCATATGCTTGCGAGAAAGTGGTTGGTCGCTATAAAGCAATTATCCGCTCAATCTCTGGTGTTTATTCAGCTGAATCTATGGATGATAAAAATTATAAGATAGCCAAGGAGCTTTGCGAGAAGTTTGCAAAGCAAGAAGGTCGTCAGCCACGTATTATGATTGCTAAAATGGGTCAGGATGGTCACGACCGTGGTGCTAAGGTGGTTGCAACTGGTTATGCCGATATCGGGTTCGATGTTGATATGGGACCATTATTCCAAACTCCAGCCGAGGCTGCTAAGCAAGCAGTTGAGAACGATGTTCACGTTCTTGGAGTATCGAGTCTTGCTGCAGGGCACAAAACTTTAGTTCCTCAGGTAATGGAAGAGCTTAAGAAGTTGGGTCGCGAGGATATTATGGTAATTGTTGGTGGGGTTATTCCTGCACAGGATTACCAATACCTGTACGATCACGGTGTAGTAGGAATATTTGGTCCAGGAACCTCTGTTTCTACCGCAGCAACAAAGATTCTTGAAATTTTACTGGAGAAATTCTCAGAGTAG
- the hflX gene encoding GTPase HflX yields MSKPFSTEKIREKAILVGVILPGQDEEEVTEYLDELEFLADTAGANTVKRFVQKIDDPNPRTFIGKGKATEVANYVEENDIDMVIFDDELTPTQLRNLERDLKRKVLDRTNLILDVFAQRAKTAYAKTQVELAQYQFLLPRLTRMWTHLERQRGGIGLRGPGETEIETDRRIIRDRISRLKEELSKIDRQMATQRKNRGSMVRVALVGYTNVGKSTLMNLISKSDVFAENKLFATLDTTVRKVVIGNLPFLLSDTVGFIRKLPHQLVESFKSTLDEVREADLLLHIVDISHASFEDQINVVNQTLQELKTGEKPTIIVFNKIDAYKWEEKAADDNTPRTDRNISLNELKNTWMAKKGVHTIFISAKHKTNITEFRQLLYKTVRDIHVGRYPFDNFLYPDIKDSDFEVK; encoded by the coding sequence ATGAGTAAACCGTTTAGCACAGAAAAAATACGAGAAAAAGCCATATTGGTTGGAGTTATTCTACCGGGACAGGACGAGGAGGAAGTTACAGAATACCTTGATGAACTTGAGTTTTTAGCCGATACAGCCGGAGCGAACACCGTTAAACGCTTTGTGCAAAAAATTGACGACCCAAATCCAAGAACATTTATTGGCAAAGGAAAAGCCACAGAGGTTGCAAACTATGTTGAGGAAAATGATATCGACATGGTGATTTTTGATGATGAACTCACCCCTACGCAACTCCGAAATCTCGAAAGAGATCTTAAGCGCAAGGTACTTGATAGAACCAACCTGATTCTCGATGTTTTTGCTCAACGAGCAAAAACGGCTTACGCTAAAACTCAAGTAGAACTGGCACAGTACCAATTTTTACTTCCCCGATTAACCAGAATGTGGACCCACCTTGAGCGTCAACGTGGAGGTATTGGGTTAAGAGGCCCTGGGGAAACAGAAATTGAAACAGACCGCCGTATTATCCGCGATAGAATATCGCGGTTAAAAGAGGAACTTAGCAAAATAGACCGACAAATGGCAACCCAACGCAAGAATAGGGGAAGCATGGTTCGAGTTGCTTTAGTTGGATACACCAATGTGGGAAAATCAACCTTAATGAACTTAATTAGCAAATCGGACGTATTTGCCGAAAACAAACTTTTTGCTACGCTTGACACCACAGTTCGCAAAGTTGTGATCGGCAATCTTCCGTTTCTGCTCTCCGATACCGTGGGTTTTATCCGTAAACTTCCCCATCAACTGGTTGAATCGTTCAAATCGACACTTGACGAGGTTCGAGAAGCGGATTTATTGCTCCATATTGTGGATATATCGCATGCTAGTTTCGAGGATCAAATCAACGTGGTAAACCAAACCTTGCAGGAACTAAAAACAGGGGAAAAACCCACCATTATTGTTTTCAACAAAATTGATGCCTATAAATGGGAAGAAAAGGCTGCAGACGACAATACTCCTAGAACTGACAGAAACATCAGCTTAAATGAACTTAAAAATACTTGGATGGCAAAAAAAGGAGTTCATACAATATTCATATCGGCTAAGCACAAAACAAATATCACTGAATTTAGGCAATTGCTCTATAAAACTGTTCGGGATATCCACGTGGGGCGTTACCCCTTTGACAACTTCCTCTATCCCGACATCAAGGATAGCGATTTTGAGGTGAAATAG
- a CDS encoding protein TonB produces MELKKTPKADLENKKSIFFEIGLVVALLVVLGAFEWTSTDTINVEQIKTQEVKVEEEMMDITRQDEVKAPEPPKVVAVTDVIKIVDDNVNIKDNSDIFESDFKEDAAVKIVEFHEEEAEVEEYVPFVVVEEMPTFGEGGIDQFRNEYIGKNLKYPDVAAENGIQGRVYINFVVEPDGRVTNVKVVRGVDPSLDKEAVRVVSSSPKWKAGKQRGKPVRVQFTIPIIFVLQ; encoded by the coding sequence ATGGAACTGAAGAAAACACCTAAGGCAGACCTTGAGAACAAAAAATCAATCTTTTTTGAGATCGGATTAGTAGTTGCATTACTAGTTGTTCTTGGGGCCTTTGAATGGACATCTACCGACACCATTAACGTAGAGCAAATAAAGACTCAGGAGGTTAAGGTTGAAGAAGAAATGATGGACATCACAAGACAGGATGAGGTAAAAGCACCAGAGCCCCCAAAAGTAGTTGCTGTTACCGATGTTATCAAAATTGTTGACGACAATGTTAACATTAAAGATAACTCTGACATCTTTGAATCTGACTTCAAGGAAGACGCCGCTGTTAAAATCGTTGAGTTTCACGAAGAAGAAGCAGAAGTTGAAGAATACGTTCCTTTCGTAGTTGTAGAAGAAATGCCAACTTTTGGAGAAGGAGGAATTGACCAATTCCGTAATGAGTATATCGGTAAAAACTTAAAGTACCCTGACGTTGCTGCCGAAAACGGTATACAAGGACGTGTTTATATCAATTTTGTTGTTGAACCCGACGGTAGAGTAACCAACGTTAAGGTTGTTCGCGGTGTTGACCCATCTTTGGATAAAGAGGCTGTTCGCGTAGTGTCATCTTCTCCAAAATGGAAAGCTGGAAAGCAACGCGGAAAACCCGTACGCGTTCAGTTTACAATTCCTATTATCTTCGTACTTCAGTAA
- a CDS encoding membrane protein, with product MTDIFTSITDWYMANMNYTTITLLMAIESSFIPFPSEIIVPPAAYKAAQGELNIYLVIFFSTLGALIGALFNYFFALWIGRKVIYSLADTRFARLCMIEPKSIEKAESYFVKHGNTSTFIGRLVPGIRQLISIPAGLARMPFKKFLLYTILGAGIWNVALAMLGYYIPKDLVDKYYNELSIAMIVLGSGFVLFLIYQAFKKKSEVAS from the coding sequence ATGACTGACATATTTACAAGTATTACGGACTGGTACATGGCAAACATGAACTACACAACCATAACCCTTTTAATGGCAATAGAAAGTTCGTTTATTCCATTCCCTTCCGAAATTATTGTTCCACCTGCTGCATACAAGGCTGCTCAAGGAGAACTAAACATATACTTAGTTATATTCTTTTCCACATTAGGTGCGCTTATTGGTGCTCTTTTTAACTACTTTTTTGCCCTTTGGATTGGCCGAAAGGTAATTTATTCACTTGCCGACACAAGGTTTGCTAGGCTATGCATGATTGAGCCAAAATCTATCGAAAAAGCAGAATCCTATTTCGTAAAACACGGCAACACCTCAACATTTATTGGTCGTCTTGTTCCTGGAATTCGTCAGCTAATATCAATTCCAGCCGGTTTAGCTCGTATGCCTTTCAAGAAATTTCTTCTTTATACAATTCTAGGTGCTGGAATATGGAACGTTGCGCTAGCAATGCTTGGATATTACATTCCAAAAGATTTGGTGGACAAGTACTATAACGAACTGAGCATTGCAATGATTGTACTAGGCTCGGGTTTTGTTCTTTTCTTGATTTATCAAGCCTTTAAGAAAAAGAGTGAAGTTGCAAGTTAA
- a CDS encoding methylmalonyl-CoA mutase small subunit has product MAEKSNEKLFTEFPPVSTQEWESVIREDLKGADYDKKLIWKTIEGINVKPYYRSEDLANIETTYVKPGQFPYVRGNHEKGNPWLIRQDIDVCLDKPTDANRKAIDMLAKGVESLGFNLCNECEPTLDSISRLLKDIDLNQVEINFTGGFATAKALPFIVKFLEQSRFDAQKIRFSIDYSPLTSLSLNGKFCCDNDASFEGLVSVVLAVKNFPNFRVIGVNGHIFHNSGSSIVQELGYALAMASNYLTVLTEKGFTVDEVATRMSFNFAISSNYFMEIAKFRAARLLWAKMVEAYNPTSAKSAQMRIHAETSRWNKTVYDAYVNMLRTTTEGMSAVLAGVDSLTVLPFDAPYADSSIFSERIARNQQLLLREESYLGQVADPSAGSYYIENLTISIAENAWGQFLKVEEMGGYKESFINGYVQAQIAEVSNKRDANIANRRETVLGTNQYPNFNEIADAKAVSADAVTRKASEKPADAIALPLVPYRGAQAFEGLRYRTDVSGRRPKVFMLTLGSLAMRRARAQFSCNFFAVAGFDVIDNIGFKTVDEGVKAALDAKSDIIVICSSDEEYATLAVEAFEKLNGKAVYVVAGDPACKPELEAKGIKNYINVKSNLLETLKGYQNLLNIK; this is encoded by the coding sequence ATGGCAGAAAAAAGCAACGAAAAGCTTTTTACCGAATTTCCCCCAGTTTCAACACAGGAGTGGGAGTCGGTAATACGCGAGGATTTGAAAGGAGCCGATTACGATAAAAAATTAATTTGGAAAACTATCGAGGGCATCAATGTTAAGCCCTACTATCGCTCCGAGGACCTTGCTAATATCGAAACAACCTATGTGAAACCCGGACAATTCCCATACGTTCGTGGTAATCACGAGAAGGGCAATCCTTGGTTAATTCGTCAGGACATTGATGTTTGCTTAGACAAACCAACCGATGCCAACCGAAAAGCCATTGATATGCTTGCAAAGGGTGTTGAATCTTTAGGATTCAATCTTTGCAATGAGTGTGAGCCCACTCTCGATTCCATAAGCCGCTTGCTTAAGGATATCGACTTAAATCAGGTTGAAATCAATTTTACAGGAGGTTTTGCTACAGCAAAGGCATTGCCTTTCATCGTAAAATTCTTGGAGCAAAGTCGTTTCGATGCTCAAAAAATTAGATTTTCTATCGATTACAGTCCATTAACATCTCTATCGTTAAACGGTAAGTTCTGCTGCGATAACGACGCTTCGTTCGAAGGGTTAGTTTCGGTGGTACTTGCTGTTAAGAATTTCCCAAATTTCAGGGTTATTGGTGTTAACGGGCATATTTTTCACAATAGCGGTTCGTCTATTGTTCAGGAGTTGGGGTATGCGCTTGCAATGGCAAGCAACTATCTAACAGTTTTAACAGAGAAGGGTTTTACTGTTGATGAGGTTGCAACCAGAATGAGCTTCAACTTTGCAATTAGTTCCAACTACTTTATGGAGATTGCAAAGTTCCGCGCAGCTCGTTTGCTTTGGGCAAAAATGGTTGAGGCTTACAACCCAACATCGGCTAAATCTGCTCAAATGAGAATCCACGCTGAGACTAGCCGTTGGAATAAGACTGTTTACGATGCTTACGTAAATATGCTTCGTACAACCACCGAGGGAATGTCGGCTGTGCTTGCAGGTGTTGATTCCTTGACTGTTCTTCCATTTGATGCTCCATATGCTGATTCATCGATCTTTTCAGAGAGAATTGCTCGCAACCAGCAGTTGCTTCTTCGCGAGGAATCCTACTTAGGCCAAGTTGCTGACCCTTCAGCTGGAAGTTACTATATTGAGAATTTGACCATTTCAATTGCAGAAAATGCTTGGGGTCAATTCTTGAAGGTTGAGGAGATGGGTGGTTATAAGGAATCGTTCATCAACGGTTATGTTCAGGCTCAAATTGCTGAAGTTTCCAACAAGCGCGATGCAAATATTGCAAATCGCCGTGAGACTGTTCTTGGAACTAACCAGTATCCTAATTTCAACGAGATTGCTGATGCAAAGGCTGTAAGTGCCGATGCGGTTACCCGCAAAGCATCAGAAAAACCTGCCGATGCAATTGCGTTACCTTTGGTTCCTTACCGTGGTGCTCAGGCTTTTGAGGGGCTACGTTACAGAACCGATGTTAGCGGACGTCGTCCAAAGGTGTTTATGCTAACACTGGGTAGTTTGGCAATGCGCAGGGCAAGAGCTCAGTTTAGCTGCAATTTCTTTGCAGTAGCAGGCTTTGATGTGATTGATAATATTGGCTTCAAAACTGTTGATGAGGGTGTTAAGGCTGCTCTTGATGCAAAATCCGATATCATTGTTATTTGTAGTTCCGATGAGGAGTACGCAACACTTGCAGTTGAAGCGTTTGAGAAATTGAACGGAAAGGCAGTATATGTAGTTGCTGGTGACCCTGCTTGCAAGCCTGAACTAGAGGCTAAAGGAATCAAAAATTACATCAATGTGAAGAGCAACCTTCTAGAGACATTGAAGGGTTACCAAAATCTTTTAAATATTAAATAA